GTCTGTTGCTGATATCATACACACCAGCATCTTCTCCAGTTGATTCGCTGTGCTCTCCATGAATACCACGTGGCTGGATGTGGTACTTGTCACAGATAGCTTTGAAATCTGGGTGAGCATGGGCCTTGGGGATCTTTACATGGACACTAGCACGCATTCCTGTACCCAAGTTAGTAGGGCAGGAGGTAATATATCCTAGGCCAGGACTATGCTGGAAGCCAAGTTTGGCATCAATCTCATTCACTGCCTTGCACAATCGACGAAACACTGATCCAATATCACTTCCTTTCTCCATGCTGATGATCCTAAGCTGGTCTTCCTCATTGATCCACACAAGAAAGGTCTTGGCATCATTGTGATATATGCCACGGCCCTCAGGCCATTCTTTGTTGCAGCCAGCAGATTCCAAAAATCGGTCTCCTTTCTTGAAGAGGAAATGGTCATCAACAAGCTTTTGCCTGGTTGCTTCATCCATCCCCTGAAGTGGGTAATACTTGCCAGCAAGGTCTCCAGTCAATGAAGTCAAAACCTCTACAACTTTTCTTTCTATGTCTAGACGTTCTTGTTTGCCAAGATTTGGTGCCAGCCCATATCCCTTTAGATTACGGGCTACACGAATGCGAGTGGAGCGGATATACTTTCCCTCAGGATCAGGATTGGGGCAGTTAAGATGGTCAGGATTCATGTCAGGAGTGTGGCCATCAGCTATCTTATATGGAGCATGATAATCTTCAACTATGTTGTCGAGCACATTCCCAAAGGCTGTGTAGCACTCCTCATCGCCTGCGTAAAGCCCAGTGTCGGAATCAAGGTTCTGTATCCCCGACTGCATACAATCTAGCAAAGTATATCCGCGAGACGTCTTCTTGTTCTTGTGCTCTTCGAAGACTTCCGGGGTTACATACTTCTTCGCGAGAGAATGCACTTCTGGCTTAAGGAAAACTGCAGGGTACTCCATTTCAACCAACCTCGACCGTGACGTTCCACGTAATGCGATCACACCTTGCCTAGCAACGACCTTTCAAATAATGGAATCGCGTGAGTTACCGGTAGTATGCGGACTCAACGCAATACTAAGGGGGCGGGCGCTATCTAATCAACATCAATGTGAGCTGAGATGTGCATACAATGTTATTTCAATGAAATATCTTTCATATCTTGTTCTAGTCTGGTTAATATAGCATGCCACTCATCCATGCTGGAGCTAGTACTCACCAAGCACCAACTTGAAATCCCCACTACAATGCACCACAAAAGGCAGAAAGATAAACACCCAAACAAATATATCAAACACTCAAATACCTGAATTGCTAGGGAGTCGAACAACATGTGCTGAAAAATTAGTACTGTTTCCTCGACAGTGTAATAGCAGGTGTTCATTACACACTACCTACAGGTAAATGATACTGATAATATAAAGACTGAAACAATACCTGATAAAGGCCATAGCTGCACAATAATCCAGACAGTCGGCAAAATTCATTGGATGCTGTGAATTGCATTGGTTCACGGAGGTTACATTTAGCTGTGAGCTGTACTAATAACTGGTACAACACAGGCAATGCAACATGACATGTATCCTGATTCAACATGCACTTACGTGATTTGAATGCTTAATATTTACAGGAAAGTCTTCATCAAACTGGAAATTAACAGAAATAGATTCAGGATCATAAAAGATGTAAACAAACCTCTTCTGACTCTTGTGACACATATGATGAATAACTCTTCTTCATTGACCCACTATTAGCCCAAAATATAATTAACACAAACTAAACAGTCAACCTTACATTTCTGGCAGACTTGACGTGGAAGGATTGCCAATATTGCCATTCacaatgtcatcatcatcaataaCAGTGTCTTCATTTGTCAGTGTATCTTCCTGGGAGGAAGTGGGAATGGCATCTCGGGCAATGGCTTCCTAGAAACTCACTCAGTATACACACCACACATTTTCATAACTTGTTAGATACCTCAACAGCACTCAGTAAACCATTAGCATACTGGAGTATAGTTAAGTCCATGCTACAAGTCAAACTAAATTTAATCATTTACGATACCTCACTCACTCTTCGGAGCTCAGAAACATGTTGTCGTCCATGTATAAGAATCCAACACTCTCGAAGAGTTTAAAGACTGGTGTACCTGGTTTGCACCAAGGCTCTATGGGCATAATTCTGTAAGTGTCATTGTCAGGGTTCTGAAGGATTTTATGGAAAATTTCTTGGATAGTTCGTAAAGTGATCATAACATCGACAACATCAGATGCTACAAGTTCTTCCTAAACGATGAGCATCAAATAAAAGGTGGATACAAATAAGTAGCATGTTCATATAGTACCATTATACCAAAGATCTAAAAACTTACATTCAATTGCTAGAATTACATCATACACTCAACCATTCTGCCAACACTGCTATAAACACATTCCATATAAAATAATACCTGGCATGATTCTAGCTGGAGCACCTCATCAGACCAAACCCACACTTCTCCATCAGTGGCATATCTACATGCCAACAGTTGATCATACAGCACACACTTAAGTGATCACACTCACTGATGGCTCTCGCCTCGTGACAAGCTCTGTCTCAGTGTAGCTTGATCAACTCCTCCCAGCAACTTGTGAGCAACAACTTGGGGATGGGGTTGGTGCAGCAGAGCATCACCAAGATTGGGGCACCTACACAAAAGCAGAAACATTGAAAACACTATTATTTTAAGCTGCTACTGTTTAGTTGTGTTTTGTTCTACAAATAAGTATAAAAGATCCATAAGTTTGTAGTACATTTAAAACCAGGAGGCCATTATGTGCCACAAACCCTATGGCCATGGATTCCTGATAGAACTAAGCATAGCATAGTTAAAAAATTAGCAATGCAATTAACATCCAAAGTTTCCCACACTAAACTACACATTACCGTGACTCCATTTCTTTGCAGACTGCTTCCCCATTAAGGCGACTAAAGGATAACCAGCGATGTTTCATGATGTAACGCAAACTAATCCGACAACTCTAGGATTCAAGTATTTCACTGGTgtgtatgtacaaggtaacttactGGCTCAAAAACAAATATTCTGTTTAAGAGATCAATTATCTCCCTAGAGTGATTCTGATATACATCACACCACTACAGCACAGAAAATTAACACGGTATatacaaaaatatatacaaAACAAACTATCACATATACTGTATCTATAGACACATAAGTGCACTATCGTATACCCAGCAATTTTTtagtgttaaactttttgtagGTTGATGCATCCACCAAAATTTAACACATAAAAATTAACTACTAATGATTTGTAATGGCATAGATACTAGTGCACATATGCAGCTGTACTATTGTCTATTAAATCCAGGAATGCCTCTCAGTCTCTTTACTTTGAAAGAGCAGTGTATGATGGTTTGCCTTATCTGAAGGGACCATTGAAGATTATTTTTTTGAACAAAAGCAATGCCCATGCCTTGTCGCAGGAAAAACTTCCATATAACAGGTGAGTATATAGCAGTTATCATGACTAGCTAGTGAGGTAATTAGTTATATCTCAATCTAGCATATCGTTCACAGTGTTGCTGATCTTTGTAGCAATGGAATGTAGCAGGTTGCACCAACTACGTAGCTAGCTGCACcaactacatagctagctgcaccaactacatagctagctgcaccaactacgtagctagctgcaccaactacatagctagctgCACCAACTACGTAGCTAGCTGCACCAACTACGTAGCTAGCTGCACCCACCTAGCTAAGTAACTACATAACTGTCTGCCTATGTACTCAATGAGTACATACAGGATGTGCGACTCCAACACTGTGATGAGAATTTGACACTAAATACTAGTAGTTCTGTAATGCACATGCAAATTTGTGTTAATATTTTTGTGGGTAGCTTAACCTATGAAACTTAATGAAGACAAAtaataaaacaaaattaatttgcgAACAAATTCAACAAAAATTTCATATTTGcgagacacacacacagtaaCCAGGAGGATTAAAAACCACTGCTACTACATACACATCCTTCACTACATTACTCACACATAATCACCTCTTCTTGCCAAAACTGGTCATTACTGGGTGTTCCACCTTTCAGTGACCCATCACAGTGACATTTATCCCACAACTGGGAACAAGTTAACATGCATGAGTCCAACTTGGGaaagtgtattggaaatggaaACAGCATTCCTAGTGGGGCAAGAGCATTCCTCATGTACTTCTCCAATGATTCACACTTCCTAAACATCACATCAACTGATACCTAAGAAAAAAGCAGTATAACCAACACTGCACAATGGTACACACCAAAAAGAACAAAGTCATTCCAATTGACCAAATATCAGCACATCCTGGGTCATAGCCTGAGTTATGGGAAACCTCAGGAGCTCGATAATATTCCTGTTAATCAGCAACCACAATGAACAACCCTAGTCTTTCAAGTGTATACCCACCGTGCCTGTGTTTCCAGTGTTTGCTCGAAGTACTGTC
The Dysidea avara chromosome 7, odDysAvar1.4, whole genome shotgun sequence genome window above contains:
- the LOC136262215 gene encoding arginine kinase-like translates to MEYPAVFLKPEVHSLAKKYVTPEVFEEHKNKKTSRGYTLLDCMQSGIQNLDSDTGLYAGDEECYTAFGNVLDNIVEDYHAPYKIADGHTPDMNPDHLNCPNPDPEGKYIRSTRIRVARNLKGYGLAPNLGKQERLDIERKVVEVLTSLTGDLAGKYYPLQGMDEATRQKLVDDHFLFKKGDRFLESAGCNKEWPEGRGIYHNDAKTFLVWINEEDQLRIISMEKGSDIGSVFRRLCKAVNEIDAKLGFQHSPGLGYITSCPTNLGTGMRASVHVKIPKAHAHPDFKAICDKYHIQPRGIHGEHSESTGEDAGVYDISNRRRLGLSEVRCVQDMYDGLMKLLEIEKS
- the LOC136262182 gene encoding uncharacterized protein isoform X1: MDLTGVVLGSRYKVDGELCSGYFGTTWRASDLSAASMNNKVCIKSFFEGQGEAQLKELKILDQLKKAHFQHKNLCEIFDVALEPRSAYHPDGPLMPMRFVVFEYCEKLDLFNYLVTGPMEKQQMIKPFSEPLACHYIFQLLLAVTYLHEKGVYHRDIKPENCLVDKDYNLKLTDFGTNKILMTSPKTVLRANTGNTGTEYYRAPEVSHNSGYDPGCADIWSIGMTLFFLVSVDVMFRKCESLEKYMRNALAPLGMLFPFPIHFPKLDSCMLTCSQLWDKCHCDGSLKGGTPSNDQFWQEEWCDVYQNHSREIIDLLNRIFVFEPSCRISLRYIMKHRWLSFSRLNGEAVCKEMESRCPNLGDALLHQPHPQVVAHKLLGGVDQATLRQSLSRGESHQYATDGEVWVWSDEVLQLESCQEELVASDVVDVMITLRTIQEIFHKILQNPDNDTYRIMPIEPWCKPGTPVFKLFESVGFLYMDDNMFLSSEDMDLTILQYANGLLSAVEEAIARDAIPTSSQEDTLTNEDTVIDDDDIVNGNIGNPSTSSLPEIGSMKKSYSSYVSQESEEFDEDFPVNIKHSNHLLVQLTAKCNLREPMQFTASNEFCRLSGLLCSYGLYQVVCNEHLLLHCRGNSTNFSAHVVRLPSNSVGISSWCLVSTSSSMDEWHAILTRLEQDMKDISLK
- the LOC136262182 gene encoding uncharacterized protein isoform X2 — encoded protein: MDLTGVVLGSRYKVDGELCSGYFGTTWRASDLSAASMNNKVCIKSFFEGQGEAQLKELKILDQLKKAHFQHKNLCEIFDVALEPRSAYHPDGPLMPMRFVVFEYCEKLDLFNYLVTGPMEKQQMIKPFSEPLACHYIFQLLLAVTYLHEKGVYHRDIKPENCLVDKDYNLKLTDFGTNKILMTSPKTVLRANTGNTGTEYYRAPEVSHNSGYDPGCADIWSIGMTLFFLVSVDVMFRKCESLEKYMRNALAPLGMLFPFPIHFPKLDSCMLTCSQLWDKCHCDGSLKGGTPSNDQFWQEEWCDVYQNHSREIIDLLNRIFVFEPSCRISLRYIMKHRWLSFSRLNGEAVCKEMESRCPNLGDALLHQPHPQVVAHKLLGGVDQATLRQSLSRGESHQYATDGEVWVWSDEVLQLESCQEELVASDVVDVMITLRTIQEIFHKILQNPDNDTYRIMPIEPWCKPGTPVFKLFESVGFLYMDDNMFLSSEDMDLTILQYANGLLSAVEEAIARDAIPTSSQEDTLTNEDTVIDDDDIVNGNIGNPSTSSLPEIGSMKKSYSSYVSQESEEFDEDFPVNIKHSNHLLVQLTAKCNLREPMQFTASNEFCRLSGLLCSYGLYQCVMNTCYYTVEETVLIFQHMLFDSLAIQWGFQVGAW